The Chionomys nivalis chromosome 4, mChiNiv1.1, whole genome shotgun sequence genome contains the following window.
TCTCCGGGTTAACCCAGAGATGGAGAAATGGGTTGGGCTACCCCAACTCCAGCACCATCCAGCTCAGAGCTGAGGCAAGGGTCCAGAAGAGGGATGTACGCTGTTCGTGACTTGTGGCTGCTCTCTTCCCAGGCACCCGGGCTGAGGTCAGTGAGGACCAGGTGGCCACTGTGGTGTGGGACTACTTCATTCAGCTAGGCAACAATGCCAAGGAGGCTATGGAAAAAATCCAGAAGTCAGACATTACCCAACAGCTCAAGTAAGTGGGGTCAGTCTGCAACTCCAGGCTTTCTTGAAGGCCAAAGCTGATGAGAGGTGGGACGCCAACACTTGGGATCCTTCCTTTCTCACTAGGAGAGTCTGGCCTCTCTGGACCTAGACTGTCCCTGTAAACAGGGAAGTTGGGCCCAGGGATCCATCCCTATAGTATCTTCCTAAGTGTGCTAAGTTTGGTAAATAGCCAAATCCCATTGAAAGCtcgtggtagaaggagaaagaagacatgTCCCGTGAGGTGGGATTTCTAGAAACATGGGTGCCTGCGAAGTCAGGGGAAGGCAGGTTGGGATGTCTGCAGATGCTCTGAtcatgagcaaggatgtcagaCACTGTGCCGCTGGAAGACTGCAAGGTTGCACAATGTGACCCTTGCCTGGGAGGTAGGGGGCGAGAGTTAAAGTCCAGTCCTGTTCTGTTCTTTAATCACAAGGAAAGGATTCACGTGATGGGTAGATAAGGATGCTGAAGCCGAGCAGAAGTCTTGCAGATAAAAATCCAAAGGAACACTAATCCTAGTAGATTTCCTGAAAGTATGACCTACCCCAGGGAGGGCCACAGGGACAAGATGGAGGTCTTGGTTCCCATGGACACACTCCTGACCTAGACAGGTACATAAAGCAGAGTCTCTACTGCCAAGTGTAACGGGGCTTCTCTCCACTTTTCCCTGAAGCACCCTCTTCCAGGACAAACTTGGGAACGTGAATACATATGCAGATGACCTGCAGAAAAAGCTGGTGCCCTTTGCCGTGGAACTCGGTGAGCGCCTGGCCAAGGATACAGAGAGGGTAAAGGAAGAGATTAGAAAGGAACTAGAGGACCTACGAACCCGCATGATGCCGCACGCCAACACCGTGAGCCAGACATTCGGGGAAAACGTGCAGAAGCTGCAGCAGCACCTGGGTCCCTATGCCGAGGGGCTGAAAACCCAGGTcaacacccacacacagaagCTGAAGCGCCAGCTGACCCCCTACATGCAGCGCATGCAGACCACACTGCAGGAAAATGTGGACAGCCTGCAGGCCTCAATGACGCCCTTCGCCAACGAGTTCAAGGACAAGTTTAACCAGAACGTGGAAGAGCTCAAGGTGCGCCTAACCCCCCGTGCCAGCGAGCTGAAGGCTGCAATCGATCAGAACCTGCAGGAGCTGCGCAGCAGCCTGGCCCCCCTCGCCGAGGGTGTGCAGGAGAAACTCAACCACCAGCTCGAGGGCCTGGCCTTCCAGATGAAGAAGAACGCCGAGGAGCTTCAGACCAAAGTCTCCACCAACATCGAGCAGCTGCAGAAGAAACTGGCACCGCTGGTGGAAGACGTGCACAGCAAGCTGAAGGGCAACACCGAGGGACTGCAGAAGTCTCTGGAAGACCTGAACAGCCAGCTGGACCAGCAGGTGGAGGAGTTCCGGCGCACTGTGGAGCCCCTGGGGGAGATGTTCAACAAGGCCCTGGTGCAGCAGATGGAGCAGTTCAGGCAGCAGCTGGGCTCCAATTCGGGGGACGTGCAAAGCCACTTGAGCTTCCTGGAGAAGAACCTGAGGGAAAAGGTCAGCTTCTTTATGGGCAGCCTGGAGAAAAAGGAGAGCCCAGACCAGCCCCTGGCCCTCCCCGTCCCCGAGCAGGTCCAGGAGCCCAACCCCAACCCCAGCCCCGTGGAGAGCTGACCTGTCCCTGGTGCCCGCAAACCATCCCAGCAGCAGACACCTGCCCTGCCGCACCCCCTGtctgccctgccccaccccctgtCTGCCAGTCTGCCCCTAAACACTCCTTGTACCTGCTCGAGGACACTTGTCCTGCAGGAGGTGATGTCTCATCTAACTACTCAATAAAGCAACTGAAAAATTAGCCCCTGTTGGTTGCCATGTGATTCCTTGGGGGCTGGCCTGAGGTGGGGACGAGGACAATGCTGGCCCAAGCTGAGCAGCATCTGGCAGGGACAGGGTGGCTCTGTGGGGGAACCTATCTGAGGCTCAGGGGTTGGTGtgacagagaggacagagaggagaaggcagaaaagaTGTCAGTCTATCAGGAAACACACACCCCATTTACAGTCTTTTAGCCACTGCCAGTTAACAAAGGCCCTGGAGATTCTAATCAAACTTCCAAGCACCAGACAAGCCAAAATGGCTTTGGTGGCATTGTGTGCCTGGAGACCCAGTTTCATGTTGACAGGGGCCCCAGGAGGGCAGCAAGATAGTTCGCTGCACAGCGAGTGCCTTCTTGCAGGGCTTGTGTCCTTGAACTTATTTATGTAAAAGTAAACCATCCTCCTCCGTCCCACGGCAAAGTGTAAATTTCTCCAACTGTTGGCTAAACTTGTTGACTGCAGAATGGTGTGACAGAAACCACAGGATGTGGAGGAGTCTGGGTGGAACAGGCGCTGGAGCTTGCAGAGACCCCTGACACGCTCTGCTCAGCAGCCTCTTGAGGGATGGCCTGCCTGTCACAATGCTTGTGGTGCTGGCCTAAGAGATGGACCCGAGTGTCgtggtccccctcggccagcaagaaggacgcaacaccggagatcttcctgctgcagtttattcaggactttattcacaacttctttctctttccctttctctctttccctctctctctctctctctctctctctctctctctctctctctctctctctctctctctctcctttcctctctctcttttcctctctcccagggcaaacctctcccagcccttaagtaggcatgggctacctatcctggattgccaggtgggcactgctcataggtccacgcatatgcaagcagctgacaatcattgcgtgataatagcataagttaggcctagttgatattaggagttgattatcacagagagcaccattaggtgcggctccacgcagctctctacacatagccatcaggtgtgactccacacggctctatACACCCGAGCAGTGGGCACAACCAGCCATGGCAGTTGCAGCCTCTGAAATGAACAGTTCCTCTCTGCCCTTGGAGACCCAAGGAGGGAGTCTCAGAGTAGAGTCAGTCCAGGGCTTCCTCCCATAGTATGTCACAAACTGGCCGTTGCCTCTGACTCAGGTCTTTAAGTCACATCCCTGCTCCTCAGAATGGGGAAAGTCACACTGCAGTGTTCTGGAATGGACTGAAATATGCTGGGGGTAGCCCCAGCtgccctggcctcctcctctgctcccaaGGCTTCTTCAGTGTGTCATAAGTTCAGGCCTGGGTGATTTGGGGgcaagtaacatttttttttttttcgaaaagaaaaatgaggaggcTTGGCCAGAGTTGTTCAGAAAGTCTGATGGTACACGGAGCCAGGCGCTTACTCCTACCTCAAGTGCAGTGTAAACACTCAATGAGCAGAGCGTAGAGGAAATGTCCTCTTCTGCTCAGCCCCCTAGCCTCCAGGTCCAGGCCACCAAACCTTCAAATCTCCCCGGCCCCTTCTAACCGGATGCTCAGCTCAAACTGTCACAGCTACTCCCTCCCATGACCACTAGCAGGGACGCCACAGGTGAGTACATTTTGCTAAGAGAACTGGCTCCAGGAGGCTTGCTGACCGGCTAGGAGAGGCTTTCTCAGAGCGCCAACGGACGGAACAAAGGCTAAGTTGGTTTTCTGGGCTGGTTTGGAAACTTTTGCTCTCCCCTGTAGGTCTTCTAGATGAGTTCTGCCTCTCAAAGCCCCTGAGTCTCCCAGACCCTTGTTCATACTACAAATCTTGAGTGGGACCCCTGAGGTTTTTTCCTGCTATCTCCAGGACTGTCCCACTAACTCCCAGGGTCCTACTATAGTCCTAGTTTCCCTGAATGAGATACACTTGCTTGCTTTCTCCTGAGCCAGGATGTCACTCCTGGTCTTCAGTCTCTCAGGTCCCTGACCTGGCATACACTTCCCGGTCACAGCATTCACTTTTGGCTGCCTTAATACGCTGGATATTCCTGTCCCCTCAAACTCATGTGTTGAAATGAACTCactgtggtgagtgtgtgtgtgtgtgcgtgtgtacatatgcgtgtgtgtttgggttgggtgggtgggtgtaaaGGTCAAAGGATAACCTCTGCTGTCATTCTCAAGAGCATCGTTTGCTTcctttaagatagggtctctcattagcctggagctcaccaattagggCAGGAAGGCTGGACAGTGAACCCCAAGGACCCGCTAGTCTAGGCCTTCCTGAAGTGAATGTGTTTCAACCATCAATATAATGATTTGgggctcatgcttttaatttcagcacccagaagacagaagcaggtggatctctatgtgttccaggacagcctggtttacatagcgaattccaggtcagccagggctacacagtgagagctgtctcaaacaaaaacaattagaCAAAAAGACAATGACGACATTAGGTTGGTCTATTTTGCCTCCTATCATTCAGTTTGGGGCTGGGTCTCTCCAGGATTAAACAGTTATATTCGGAGTTAGCTTTTGAGTTTTCTACCCATTGCCATGAAACCAtcacaaatgttttaaatttactgTGATCCCTGTGCCCTATGAAGAAAACACCCAAAGATTCAGCTGGCTCACAGTGAGAAATGACAGTCAAGGACTCGTGCGATCAACCTAGGACCAAGTTTTCCCCTCCTTGCCAGTGGGGACAGCAGACCCAGAACAAGAACAGAGGGATCTTGTGGAAGACCACCTGTGGCTTCCtcagggttgggggaaggggccAGGCTATCTCTGTCAGTGCAAAGATACACGCAGGCAAATTTGAGAAAATATTGCCATCTTAAAGGAGGTCAAGAGAAGCAGGAAGTGTGTGGCTTTGACAGGCCTACAGTTTTTAATCAAGGGCTGGGTCCTACTGAGAATGCTCAAATAAAAAACAGTCATTGTCAAGGGGCTATTTAGGCCTAATCTTATATTCTCTTCTTTTAGTAAAAACTacatttagttgtgtgtgtgtgtgtgtgtgtgtgtatacaagcacGTGGGCTTGCACATGTGCTGTGAATCTCTCCCAAACTTGTCATTGGTGATCTATAAGGAATGTGTGTGGTTtggatacatacatatacatagacatagacatagacatatacatatatatatatatgaatggcTTTTCTATACCTTTACGCTTTGATTTGACCCAAAGAAACTCTAACGAGTCTGTTATTCCCATACGCTTTAGAAACCTCAGGTATTAGATGAAATATAATAACTTGAAAAAACGTAGCTAGGATTTTGGGTAGTTAGAGTATATTAATAGATTTTCTACAAATTTAGAAATTTGcaacaaaatgtaattttttttaatttagaaaaaaaagagagctgggtggtggtggtgcatgcttttaatttcagcagaggcaggtgaatctctgtgagttcgaggccagcctggtctaaagagtgagttctaggacagccaggaccacacaaagaaaccatgtctcaaaacaaaaacaaaacaaaacaaccgcccccccccaaaaaaaaagataaagaaaaataacaacaaacaggATTGGAATTCTTACTTATGAAAGGGACCAGGGAGAGCTGTCCTCACTTCAGTGGTCAAACCTAGCTAGACAGCACCATCTCTGTACCAGGAGGTAGTCCTCACCAGGTACCTGATTGCTGGAACCTGTATTTTGGAGTATCCAATCTCTAGGACTGTGGGAGATAAACGTGTGGgtttaaggggaaaaaagaaagaaaactgggctTATATGGACATTACTATTGTGAGATTTGTGCTCTTATGAGCCTTCTTATGTGTGGTATTTTGTTAGAGCAATCTGAACGGGTCTTTCACAATGGCTGCCTGACTTCTGAATGTTTCTGCTTTGGCTGGGGAATTCCCCTTTGAGGaagcttttgtttctgtttttttttgtttttgtttttgttttttgaaatggggtctcatgTATCCTGAGCTGATCTCAAATCTGACGTGTAgtcaaaaatgaccttgaatttctgctcCTCCTGGCTTCTTCAGCCAAATGCTGGAATTGCAGTGCACACCACCGCCCCAGGCTCTTTggtgagttttaatttttaattctcttatttatacacttatttttcatttatttatttatttatttatttatttatttattttctatttgtatgtggacacatacacatgtgagTATACGCATatgggtacgtgtgtgtgtgtgctcctggcaTGGTATgtagaggtctgaggacaactttcaggtTCACCAGGCAGGACCTGAGCTTGGAGTCAGGTGATCAGACCTGACAACAGgcacctttactgactgagccaactccccagccctCCGCTGAGTTTTGAGGGAGCACACCTGCGACTTCTATTATAGATACCAAGAACAGCTGCCTCTTACAGCCCAGgagcaggcctgtaatcctactattaggaggctgaggcaggaggattatgag
Protein-coding sequences here:
- the Apoa4 gene encoding apolipoprotein A-IV; translated protein: MFLKAVVLTLALVAITSTRAEVSEDQVATVVWDYFIQLGNNAKEAMEKIQKSDITQQLNTLFQDKLGNVNTYADDLQKKLVPFAVELGERLAKDTERVKEEIRKELEDLRTRMMPHANTVSQTFGENVQKLQQHLGPYAEGLKTQVNTHTQKLKRQLTPYMQRMQTTLQENVDSLQASMTPFANEFKDKFNQNVEELKVRLTPRASELKAAIDQNLQELRSSLAPLAEGVQEKLNHQLEGLAFQMKKNAEELQTKVSTNIEQLQKKLAPLVEDVHSKLKGNTEGLQKSLEDLNSQLDQQVEEFRRTVEPLGEMFNKALVQQMEQFRQQLGSNSGDVQSHLSFLEKNLREKVSFFMGSLEKKESPDQPLALPVPEQVQEPNPNPSPVES